A single region of the Methylocystis echinoides genome encodes:
- a CDS encoding replication-associated recombination protein A, producing the protein MSDLFAAARLDENAPRPLADRLRPTRLDEVVGQDHLLGPDGALTRLLRGNSLGSLILWGPPGSGKTTVARLLAHETNLAFVQISAIFSGVAELKKTFEAARARRATGQGTLLFVDEIHRFNRAQQDSFLPVMEDGAITLLGATTENPSFELNAALLSRARVMTFRSLDAAAIERLLARAEAVEAKPLPLDADARAALVGMADGDGRAALTLAEEIWRAARAGETFDRATLAEVVQRRAPIYDKAQEGHYNLISALHKCVRGSDPDAALYYFARMLDAGEDPLFLARRIVRMAVEDIGLADPQALVIANAAKDAYDFLGSPEGELALAQAVIYVATAPKSNAGYVAYKKARRLAQDKGSLMPPRVILNAPTKMMRDEGYGEGYEYDHDSPDAFSGQDYWPEALGRQKIYAPVERGFERELAKRLDYWERLRRERNT; encoded by the coding sequence ATGTCTGATCTTTTCGCCGCCGCGCGCCTCGACGAAAACGCGCCCCGGCCGCTCGCCGATCGCCTGCGGCCGACGCGGCTTGACGAGGTCGTGGGACAGGATCATCTGCTCGGCCCCGACGGCGCGCTGACCCGGCTGCTGCGCGGCAATTCGCTCGGTTCGCTGATTCTCTGGGGCCCGCCCGGCTCCGGCAAGACCACGGTCGCGCGCTTGCTCGCGCATGAAACCAATCTCGCTTTCGTTCAGATTTCGGCGATCTTCTCCGGCGTCGCGGAACTGAAGAAGACCTTCGAGGCGGCGCGCGCAAGGCGCGCGACCGGACAGGGCACGCTGCTCTTCGTCGACGAGATTCATCGTTTCAACCGCGCCCAGCAGGACAGTTTTCTTCCCGTGATGGAAGACGGCGCGATCACGCTTCTCGGCGCGACGACGGAGAATCCCTCATTCGAACTCAACGCCGCTTTGCTTTCGCGCGCGCGCGTGATGACGTTCAGATCGCTCGACGCCGCGGCGATCGAACGGCTGCTCGCGCGCGCCGAGGCGGTGGAGGCGAAGCCCCTGCCGCTCGACGCCGACGCGCGCGCGGCGCTGGTCGGCATGGCGGATGGCGACGGCCGGGCGGCGCTGACGCTCGCGGAGGAGATCTGGCGCGCCGCGCGGGCGGGCGAGACCTTCGACCGTGCGACGCTGGCCGAGGTCGTGCAGCGCCGCGCGCCGATTTACGACAAGGCGCAGGAGGGTCATTACAACCTCATCAGCGCACTGCACAAATGCGTGCGCGGCTCCGATCCCGACGCGGCGCTCTATTATTTCGCGCGCATGCTCGATGCGGGAGAGGACCCTTTGTTTCTCGCGCGGCGCATCGTGCGCATGGCGGTGGAGGACATCGGGCTCGCCGATCCGCAGGCGCTCGTCATCGCCAATGCGGCGAAGGACGCCTATGACTTTCTCGGCTCCCCCGAAGGCGAACTCGCGCTGGCGCAGGCGGTGATCTATGTGGCGACGGCGCCGAAATCCAACGCCGGCTATGTCGCTTACAAGAAGGCGCGCCGCCTTGCGCAGGACAAGGGCTCGCTCATGCCGCCTCGGGTGATCCTCAACGCGCCCACCAAGATGATGCGCGATGAAGGCTATGGCGAGGGCTATGAATATGACCATGATTCGCCCGACGCCTTCTCGGGACAGGATTATTGGCCCGAGGCGCTGGGCCGGCAAAAGATCTACGCGCCGGTCGAGCGGGGCTTCGAGCGCGAACTGGCGAAACGACTCGATTATTGGGAGAGGCTGCGGCGCGAACGCAACACCTGA
- a CDS encoding OmpW family outer membrane protein, whose amino-acid sequence MAKASYLAGVSLALLAGSALAADLPSRKAPPPAFVPPPPAFSWTGLYGGVNIGYGFGASSSIMGGELIAQRPQSLLAGAGPLDIPGGAWNVPVNLSGVIGGGQVGYNYQWNPYLVVGLETDVQAADLRANQSAATGYASGLAPNPAIVGYMNSNQYVDWFGTVRGRLGLTLPSMPNLMIYGTGGFAYGSVESAHRYTRFDTGTGPLGVGNLASQASATTTSTNVGWTAGGGVEWTPMSFPSWSIKAEYLYTDLGPVNQNGVGYYSGSSFAANNGALGAATVPGTTVLATNSQASLRWHTARVGLNWHFNPFAAVSPLLAPSSAIAGLPNTKGPAPVVEPFHPFQVRLKVGGVVPTDGSAYITDRGDGNYLSGPVVGAVTGFNTPVTALNALGWSGGPGTQFFGSNTKISSSVVPTIDVAYYLTRNWAIEAICCVTPHHVTGVGPLQGASVIKTWVFPPSLMLQYHFTNFGAFQPYLGVGVNYTAYWGTRPGNQTVSFPALNPNINNAAGGVLNPTNAWATATSASITSSWGVVGQAGADYMFNDRWGVNVDVKYIMMEPNAHVWAVANTTPANVGPVSVPLNLAVKINPLVVSGGLTYRFGADWGVPKILPF is encoded by the coding sequence ATGGCCAAAGCTTCCTATTTAGCCGGCGTCTCGCTGGCGCTGCTCGCCGGTTCCGCGCTCGCGGCCGATCTCCCCTCACGCAAGGCTCCGCCGCCGGCGTTCGTGCCCCCGCCGCCGGCGTTCAGCTGGACCGGCCTCTATGGCGGTGTGAACATCGGCTACGGCTTCGGCGCCAGCAGCTCGATCATGGGCGGCGAGCTGATTGCGCAGCGTCCGCAGTCCCTTCTGGCCGGCGCGGGCCCGCTCGACATTCCGGGCGGCGCCTGGAACGTGCCGGTGAATCTGAGCGGCGTCATCGGCGGCGGCCAGGTCGGCTATAACTATCAGTGGAACCCCTATCTGGTTGTCGGTCTCGAGACTGACGTTCAGGCCGCCGATCTGCGCGCCAATCAGAGCGCGGCCACTGGTTATGCTTCAGGCCTCGCGCCGAACCCGGCCATCGTCGGCTATATGAATTCCAACCAGTACGTCGACTGGTTCGGCACGGTTCGCGGCCGCCTCGGCCTGACCCTTCCCTCCATGCCGAATCTGATGATCTACGGCACGGGCGGCTTCGCTTACGGCTCCGTCGAGTCGGCCCATCGCTACACGCGCTTCGACACTGGCACGGGCCCGCTGGGCGTGGGCAACCTCGCTTCGCAGGCGTCGGCGACGACCACCAGCACCAATGTCGGCTGGACCGCGGGCGGCGGCGTCGAGTGGACCCCGATGTCCTTCCCGTCCTGGTCGATCAAGGCCGAGTATCTCTACACCGACCTCGGCCCGGTCAATCAGAATGGCGTCGGCTACTATAGCGGCTCGTCCTTTGCCGCGAACAACGGCGCCCTCGGCGCGGCCACTGTTCCTGGAACGACCGTTCTGGCGACCAACAGCCAGGCCTCGCTGCGCTGGCACACGGCCCGCGTCGGCCTGAACTGGCACTTCAATCCGTTCGCCGCCGTCTCGCCGCTTCTGGCGCCCTCTTCCGCGATCGCGGGTCTGCCGAACACCAAGGGTCCGGCCCCGGTCGTCGAGCCCTTCCATCCCTTCCAGGTTCGCCTGAAGGTCGGCGGCGTCGTCCCGACGGACGGCTCGGCCTACATCACCGACCGTGGCGACGGCAATTACCTGTCCGGCCCCGTCGTCGGAGCGGTGACCGGCTTCAATACCCCGGTGACGGCGCTCAACGCCCTCGGCTGGAGCGGCGGTCCGGGCACGCAGTTCTTCGGCTCCAACACGAAGATCTCCTCTTCTGTCGTCCCGACGATCGACGTCGCCTACTACCTGACCCGGAACTGGGCGATCGAGGCGATCTGCTGCGTCACGCCGCATCACGTCACCGGCGTCGGCCCGCTTCAGGGCGCCAGCGTCATCAAGACCTGGGTCTTCCCGCCGTCCCTGATGCTGCAGTATCACTTCACCAACTTCGGCGCCTTCCAGCCCTACCTCGGCGTCGGCGTGAACTACACCGCCTACTGGGGCACCCGTCCGGGCAATCAGACGGTCTCCTTCCCGGCGCTGAACCCGAATATCAACAACGCCGCCGGCGGCGTCCTGAACCCCACCAACGCCTGGGCGACCGCCACGTCGGCGAGCATCACCTCGTCCTGGGGCGTCGTCGGTCAGGCCGGCGCGGACTACATGTTCAACGACCGCTGGGGCGTGAACGTCGACGTCAAATACATCATGATGGAGCCGAATGCGCATGTCTGGGCCGTGGCCAACACGACCCCGGCCAACGTCGGCCCGGTCAGCGTCCCGCTGAACCTCGCCGTGAAGATCAACCCGCTCGTCGTGTCGGGCGGCCTCACCTACCGCTTCGGCGCGGACTGGGGTGTGCCGAAGATCCTGCCCTTCTGA
- a CDS encoding IS1182 family transposase encodes MLRKPGPEQTALEMVTLDELVPADHLLRKIEAAVDFSFIHDRVAGLYCPDNGRPPLDPTLMFKALFIGYLFGVRSERQLVREIEVNVAYRWFLRLKLTDKVFDASTLSQNRRRRFQDESVAQDIFDRIVEQAMARGFVSGKVLYTDSTHLKASANRNRFDKAMVEKSRADYWAALDAAVEEDRAAHGRKPLPEKKRQPPVVETKVSRTDPESGYMVRDGKPKGFFYLDHRTVDGRHGIILDSFATPANVHDSIVYLTRLDRQRERFDLDVRAVGLDAGYATAGIAKGLEDRGLYGVTGYRNPTPPRPGMMRKSAFKYDAEADVYRCPQGQALTYATTDRTGYRHYTSDPDQCRACPLLSSCTGNAKAERAITRHVWQDARDRVDAHRLTTEGRFIYKRRKETVERSFADAKQLFGHRYARFRGLLRVRWQCLLAAAAQNMKKIALLTASRAEPRPA; translated from the coding sequence ATGCTTCGCAAGCCCGGCCCCGAACAGACAGCGCTCGAGATGGTGACGCTCGATGAGCTTGTCCCCGCTGATCACCTGCTTCGCAAGATCGAGGCGGCGGTCGATTTCTCGTTCATCCATGATCGTGTGGCGGGTCTTTACTGCCCGGACAACGGGCGGCCGCCGCTCGATCCGACGCTGATGTTCAAGGCGCTGTTCATTGGCTATCTGTTCGGCGTGCGCTCGGAGCGCCAGCTCGTGCGCGAGATCGAGGTCAATGTCGCCTATCGCTGGTTCCTGCGGCTGAAGCTGACAGACAAGGTCTTCGACGCCTCGACCCTGAGCCAGAACCGCCGCCGCCGCTTTCAGGACGAGAGCGTCGCACAGGACATTTTCGACCGCATTGTCGAGCAGGCGATGGCGCGGGGCTTCGTGTCGGGGAAGGTTCTCTACACCGACTCGACCCATCTGAAGGCCTCCGCCAACAGGAACAGGTTCGACAAGGCCATGGTCGAGAAGTCGCGGGCCGACTATTGGGCGGCGCTGGACGCGGCGGTCGAGGAAGATCGCGCCGCGCATGGCAGGAAGCCTTTGCCGGAGAAGAAGCGCCAGCCGCCGGTGGTCGAAACCAAGGTTTCCCGCACGGATCCCGAGAGCGGCTACATGGTGCGGGATGGGAAGCCGAAGGGCTTCTTCTATCTCGATCACCGCACGGTGGACGGGCGTCACGGCATCATCCTGGACAGTTTTGCGACGCCGGCGAATGTGCATGACAGCATCGTCTATCTGACGCGGCTCGACCGGCAGCGGGAACGGTTCGATCTCGATGTGCGGGCGGTGGGGCTGGACGCGGGCTACGCCACGGCGGGCATCGCCAAGGGTCTGGAGGATCGCGGGCTTTACGGGGTGACGGGTTATCGCAACCCGACGCCGCCCAGGCCCGGCATGATGCGCAAGAGCGCCTTCAAATATGACGCCGAGGCCGACGTCTACCGCTGCCCACAGGGCCAGGCGCTGACCTACGCCACGACCGACCGCACAGGCTACCGCCATTACACGTCGGACCCGGATCAGTGCCGCGCCTGTCCGCTGCTTTCCTCCTGCACCGGCAACGCCAAGGCCGAGCGCGCCATCACCCGCCATGTCTGGCAGGACGCGCGCGATCGGGTCGACGCCCATCGCCTCACGACCGAAGGCAGGTTCATCTACAAACGCCGCAAGGAGACGGTCGAGCGCTCTTTCGCCGACGCCAAGCAGCTCTTCGGCCACCGCTATGCGAGGTTCCGGGGACTTTTGCGGGTGCGGTGGCAATGTCTGCTCGCCGCCGCCGCGCAGAATATGAAGAAAATCGCCCTCCTGACCGCCAGCAGGGCAGAGCCAAGGCCCGCCTGA